The proteins below are encoded in one region of Alistipes communis:
- the rplJ gene encoding 50S ribosomal protein L10 has translation MTKEEKAVVINNLAEQLNEYPHFYLTDIETLNAEQTAQLRRKCFENEIKLVVVKNTLFGKALEKAEKADADLMKVLEGSTSVMFATTAKAPAVVIKEFRKKSEKPVLKAAFVEECVYVGDNQLDALCNIKSKEELIGEIVSLLQSPAKNVISALQANAGQKIAGLVKTLEERN, from the coding sequence ATGACCAAGGAAGAAAAAGCGGTTGTAATCAACAACCTCGCCGAGCAGCTCAACGAGTATCCTCACTTCTATCTGACCGACATCGAAACGCTCAACGCCGAGCAGACCGCTCAGTTGCGCAGAAAGTGCTTCGAGAACGAGATCAAACTCGTCGTCGTGAAGAACACCCTTTTCGGCAAGGCGCTCGAAAAGGCCGAGAAGGCGGATGCTGATCTGATGAAGGTTTTAGAGGGTTCGACCTCGGTAATGTTTGCAACGACGGCGAAGGCCCCTGCCGTTGTCATCAAGGAGTTCCGCAAGAAGAGCGAGAAACCCGTCTTGAAGGCAGCGTTCGTGGAGGAGTGCGTTTATGTCGGCGACAACCAGTTGGATGCCCTGTGCAACATTAAGAGCAAGGAAGAACTCATCGGAGAGATCGTTTCGCTCCTGCAGTCGCCTGCGAAGAATGTTATCTCTGCATTGCAAGCTAATGCAGGCCAAAAGATTGCGGGCCTCGTGAAGACGCTCGAAGAAAGAAACTAA